In the genome of Negativicoccus succinicivorans, one region contains:
- a CDS encoding homocysteine S-methyltransferase family protein, translating into MIPFSTFLAGQTVLIDGAMGTEVQRRRPDLRIAPDMCVLHEPALIESIHYDYLVSGVDVLTTNTFGANGYKCADTDATPSALIHAAVGCARRARERYIADHGTRPIYVALDIGPIGALLAPAGDMSPERAYDLYREQVEAGVAAGVDLIIIETQTDLAELKYAVLAAREHSDLPVLASMSFEHTGRTFTGTDVVSMATTLEGLGVTAVGINCSFGAAETRPLVDALLAATKLPLIVQPNGGIPDADGHSRFDVQAHLDHMRYFLSRGVEIIGGCCGTDPALMARLHALRGEVHGTRPSVTPVTRVSSYAETVVLGQGPLMIGERINPTGKRELQEELRRGVLDRVVREAVVQRREGAALLDINVGTSGVDEPTLLPRAVRAVQTVTGTPLVIDTASPTALAAAARAVAGKPLLNSVNAGEDSLAQVLPIARRYGACVLGLTLDENGIPDTAKGRLALAEKIVTRALEWGIPRENILIDCLTLTLGTGAENARITAEAVALVKRELGVATALGVSNISFGMPERSIINRTFLQMALAHGLDAPIANPGDRGMTDTLAAYRVLAGYDDGAREWIARARKVQDEAKAPSPVSTILAAIVDGLEAETLRLTKELLARKAPLDVVNEDLIGALNEVGRRFETQELFLPQLIRASQTAQVAFAEVKRVLEAKGETAADRGTIILATVRHDVHDIGKNIVKVVLENYGYRIIDLGKDVPPQAILDACRTYHARLVGLSALMTTTVVSMQETIALLKREIPDVQVVVGGAVLNERYAADIGADRYAAHPAAVADIAAAFFGTREDPMR; encoded by the coding sequence ATGATACCATTTAGTACATTTCTTGCCGGGCAGACCGTACTCATTGACGGAGCGATGGGTACGGAAGTCCAACGGCGGCGACCGGATCTGCGGATTGCGCCCGATATGTGCGTACTGCATGAGCCTGCACTTATCGAGTCGATACACTATGACTATCTCGTGAGCGGCGTGGACGTGCTGACGACAAACACGTTTGGTGCCAACGGCTACAAATGTGCGGATACGGATGCGACACCGAGCGCCTTGATTCATGCCGCCGTCGGATGTGCGCGGCGGGCACGGGAACGCTATATCGCCGATCACGGCACACGACCGATTTACGTGGCCTTGGATATTGGGCCAATCGGCGCGTTGCTTGCACCGGCGGGGGATATGTCTCCCGAGCGGGCGTATGATTTGTATCGGGAACAAGTCGAAGCGGGGGTGGCGGCCGGTGTCGATCTGATCATCATCGAAACGCAAACCGATTTGGCGGAACTCAAATATGCCGTTCTTGCGGCCCGCGAACACAGCGATCTTCCCGTCTTGGCATCGATGAGTTTTGAACATACGGGACGGACCTTTACGGGGACCGATGTCGTCAGTATGGCGACAACACTGGAAGGACTCGGCGTGACAGCCGTCGGGATCAACTGCTCCTTCGGGGCGGCGGAGACACGACCGCTGGTGGACGCTTTGTTGGCGGCAACGAAACTGCCGTTGATCGTGCAGCCGAACGGCGGGATTCCCGATGCCGACGGTCATAGTCGATTCGATGTACAGGCGCATCTTGATCATATGCGCTATTTCCTGTCGCGCGGCGTGGAGATCATCGGCGGCTGCTGCGGTACCGATCCCGCACTGATGGCACGCTTGCATGCGTTGCGTGGGGAAGTGCACGGCACGAGACCTTCCGTCACTCCCGTAACACGGGTGTCCTCTTATGCGGAAACCGTCGTTTTGGGACAAGGCCCGCTGATGATCGGAGAACGAATCAATCCTACGGGCAAACGGGAGTTGCAGGAAGAACTGCGTCGCGGCGTACTTGATCGTGTCGTTCGGGAAGCTGTTGTCCAACGTCGGGAAGGCGCGGCGCTTCTTGACATCAATGTCGGTACCTCGGGTGTCGATGAACCGACACTCTTGCCGCGGGCGGTACGTGCCGTACAAACGGTGACGGGTACGCCGCTCGTGATTGACACGGCCTCACCGACCGCGTTGGCGGCGGCGGCACGAGCGGTGGCGGGCAAACCGCTGCTCAACTCGGTCAATGCGGGGGAGGACAGTCTGGCACAAGTATTGCCGATCGCTCGCCGCTACGGGGCCTGCGTACTGGGACTGACGCTGGATGAAAACGGGATTCCCGATACGGCAAAAGGACGACTCGCACTGGCAGAAAAAATCGTTACTCGCGCATTGGAATGGGGTATCCCGCGAGAAAATATCCTCATTGACTGTCTGACATTGACACTCGGCACCGGTGCGGAAAATGCACGGATTACCGCCGAGGCCGTTGCTCTCGTGAAACGGGAACTCGGCGTGGCGACCGCACTCGGCGTGAGCAATATTTCCTTCGGCATGCCGGAACGCTCGATCATTAATCGGACATTTTTACAGATGGCACTGGCCCACGGACTGGACGCCCCGATTGCCAATCCCGGCGATCGGGGTATGACGGATACATTGGCCGCCTACCGTGTGCTGGCGGGATACGATGACGGGGCGCGGGAATGGATCGCCCGGGCTCGTAAAGTACAAGACGAGGCCAAGGCACCGTCGCCCGTCTCGACGATTTTGGCGGCGATTGTCGACGGACTGGAAGCGGAAACGCTGCGACTGACAAAAGAACTGCTCGCCCGTAAAGCGCCGCTTGACGTGGTCAATGAGGATCTTATCGGCGCATTGAACGAGGTGGGACGACGTTTTGAAACGCAGGAACTGTTTTTACCGCAACTGATCCGGGCCTCGCAAACCGCACAAGTTGCGTTTGCCGAAGTCAAACGGGTACTGGAGGCTAAGGGAGAAACGGCCGCCGATCGCGGCACGATTATTCTTGCGACGGTGCGGCACGATGTGCATGATATCGGCAAAAATATTGTCAAAGTCGTACTGGAAAACTACGGCTATCGGATCATCGACCTCGGCAAAGACGTGCCGCCCCAAGCGATCCTCGATGCCTGTCGCACCTATCATGCACGACTGGTCGGCTTGAGTGCGCTGATGACGACGACGGTTGTCTCCATGCAGGAAACCATCGCCTTGCTCAAACGGGAGATTCCCGACGTGCAAGTGGTGGTCGGCGGTGCCGTACTCAATGAACGCTACGCGGCCGACATCGGTGCGGACCGGTATGCGGCACACCCCGCGGCCGTGGCCGATATTGCGGCGGCATTTTTCGGCACCCGGGAAGATCCGATGCGGTAG